One genomic region from Ammospiza caudacuta isolate bAmmCau1 chromosome 1, bAmmCau1.pri, whole genome shotgun sequence encodes:
- the LOC131562489 gene encoding patched domain-containing protein 3-like, which produces MAGPRDPAERCSYRNTNCVERPLRRLFEGLASGVAACPWAFVLVPLLLSGGLGAGFVFLPQRQENDIEGQFTPTWGPAKAERDFVRRHFPTNDSQRFSAARLPTEGAYAALIAVATNGASVLDAAPWAEVLRLNATVHDAEYERLCARTDGGCASPNELLSRWGDAGPQDPRSLRFPVNDSIFLGTALGGVETDGGRVLRARALKLQYYLREDGPEAQDSRQWLEGFLQNISSKVAELRLGSIQVTYFTSLSRQQEFEGNTKSVIPLFSITYFLTITFAIVSCLRLSCIRNNTWLASCGVLSSGLAVLSSFGLLLFCGVPFVVTVANAPFLILGVGVDDMFIMIASWEQSLRKKEKSNVKSLLAETYSEAALSVTITTLTDVLAFFIGTWTAFPSVRSFCLYTGTAFIFCYVYTLTFFGAVLVLNHKREQGNRHWLTCMHVDVGKDQAENSCLYNACCIGSSSRQPSEPEGDHPMNVFFKKYYGPFVTNKWNKVLMVLLYGAYLAGSIYGCTQIREGIDLRNLANDASYIIPYYDDDDKYFSTYGPRVMVAITESVDYWNESVRLGIESCAQNLENISYVDKNLTESWLRVYTELDKRGLININSKTDFLNNLNILFSARPSFEWDINKTQDEIEASRFFIQTVNVTSAVDEKNLLNELREAAKQCSIPLKVYHPAFIYYDQYLVIVQNTVQNVVVAAGAMLIVSLLLIPNPLCCLWVTFAIASVIVGVAGFMTFWNVNLDSISMINLVICIGFSVDFSAHISYAFVTSGESSANKRAIEALSLLGYPVLQGAVSTILGVVVLAAASTYIFRTFFKIMFLVILFGALHGLVFIPVFLTFFGNFGSSPHSTMSISLEHRFRNDKDCP; this is translated from the exons ATGGCGGGGCCGCGGGACCCCGCGGAGCGCTGCTCCTACCGCAACACCAACTGCGTGGAGCGGCCGCTGCGCCGGCTCTTCGAAGGGCTGGCGAGCGGCGTGGCCGCCTGCCCCTGGGCCTTCGTGCTGGTGCCGCTGCTGCTGTCGGGCGGGCTGGGCGCCGGCTTCGTCTTCCTACCGCAGCGGCAGGAGAACGACATCGAGGGGCAGTTCACGCCCACGTGGGGGCCCGCCAAGGCCGAGCGCGACTTCGTGCGGCGGCACTTCCCCACCAACGACTCGCAGCGCTTCTCCGCCGCGCGGCTGCCCACCGAGGGCGCCTACGCCGCCCTCATCGCCGTGGCGACGAACGGGGCCTCGGTCCTGGACGCGGCGCCGTGGGCAGAGGTGCTGCGGCTGAACGCGACCGTGCACGACGCCGAGTACGAGCGGCTCTGCGCCCGCACCGACGgcggctgtgccagccccaacGAGCTGCTGTCGCGGTGGGGCGATGCGGGACCGCAGGACCCGAGGAGCCTCCGCTTCCCCGTCAACGACAGCATCTTCCTGGGGACCGCGCTGGGCGGCGTGGAGACGGACGGCGGGCGGGTGCTCAGGGCGCGGGCCCTGAAGCTGCAGTATTACCTGCGGGAGGACGGCCCCGAGGCGCAGGACAGCCGGCAGTGGCTGGAGGGCTTCCTGCAGAACATCTCGTCCAAAGTGGCGGAGTTGCGCCTCGGCTCCATTCAG GTGACTTATTTTACCTCGCTGTCCAGACAACAAGAGTTTGAAGGAAATACCAAGAGTGTGATCCCCCTCTTCTCCATAACATATTTCCTGACAATAACCTTTGCAATCGTCTCTTGCCTAAG actGAGCTGTATAAGAAATAATACCTGGCTTGCAAGCTGTGGAGTGCTTTCTTCTGGCTTAGCTGTATTGAGCAGCTTTGGATTGCTGCTGTTCTGTGGAGTGCCGTTTGTGGTCACTGTAGCAAATGCACCATTCCTCATTCTGG GGGTTGGTGTTGATGACATGTTCATCATGATTGCTTCCTGGGAACAAAgtttaaggaaaaaagagaaatccaaTGTTAAATCTCTGCTGGCTGAGACTTATTCAGAGGCAGCACTTTCTGTGACCATCACCACTCTGACAGATGTTTTGGCCTTCTTCATTGGCACCTGGACTGCTTTTCCATCCGTGAGGTCTTTCTGCCTCTATACAGGGACAGCTTTTATCTTCTGCTATGTATATACCTTGACCTTCTTTGGGGCAGTTCTGGTATTAAATCACAAAAGGGAGCAAGGGAACCGGCACTGGCTGACTTGTATGCATGTGGATGTAGGTAAAGATCAGGCTGAGAACTCCTGCTTGTACAATGCTTGCTGTATCGGCAGCTCTTCTAGGCAGCCATCTGAGCCAGAAGGTGACCATCCAATGAACGTCTTCTTTAAGAAGTATTATGGCCCTTTTGTTACAAATAAATGGAACAAGGTGCTCATGGTGTTGCTCTACGGAGCATATTTGGCTGGCAGCATTTATGGGTGTACTCAGATCAGGGAAGGCATCGATCTCCGAAATCTGGCAAATGATGCCTCCTACATTATTCCATactatgatgatgatgacaaaTACTTCTCCACATATGGACCCAGGGTCATGGTTGCCATTACTGAGAGCGTAGATTATTGGAACGAGTCGGTGCGTCTTGGTATTGAGAGCTGTGCACAGAATTTAGAGAACATTTCCTATGTAGATAAGAACCTCACAGAGTCGTGGCTGAGAGTATACACAGAACTTGACAAACGGGGTTTGATAAATATAAACAGTAAAACTGACTTCTTAAATAACTTAAATATACTGTTCAGTGCTCGTCCCAGTTTTGAGTGGGACATAAACAAGACTCAGGATGAAATAGAGGCTTCACGTTTCTTCATCCAGACAGTGAACGTGACATCAGCCGTGGATGAGAAGAACCTCCTCAATGAGTTAAGAGAGGCAGCCAAGCAGTGCAGCATTCCACTGAAGGTGTATCACCCAGCCTTCATCTACTACGACCAGTACCTGGTAATAGTGCAGAACACTGTTCAGAACGTTGTGGTTGCTGCCGGGGCCATGCTCATTGTGTCCCTCCTGCTCATTCCCAACCCGTTGTGCTGCTTGTGGGTGACCTTTGCTATAGCCTCTGTTATAGTTGGCGTTGCTGGTTTCATGACGTTCTGGAACGTCAACCTCGATTCCATATCCATGATCAACCTGGTCATTTGCATTGGGTTTTCAGTAGATTTTTCTGCTCATATTTCCTATGCCTTTGTTACGAGTGGAGAGTCATCGGCCAATAAAAGGGCAATTgaagctctgtccctgctgggttACCCAGTTCTACAAGGTGCAGTTTCTACAATACTGGGCGTAGTTGTCCTGGCTGCAGCGAGCACCTACATCTTTAGGACATTCTTCAAGATCATGTTCCTTGTTATTTTGTTTGGGGCTCTTCATGGTCTTGTTTTTATTCCagtttttttaacattttttggAAACTTTGGCAGTTCACCTCACAGTACCATGTCTATAAGTTTAGAGCATAGGTTTAGAAATGACAAGGACTGTCCATGA